In Necator americanus strain Aroian chromosome IV, whole genome shotgun sequence, the following proteins share a genomic window:
- a CDS encoding hypothetical protein (NECATOR_CHRIV.G16623.T1) gives MRNVMVGEEDKKEISMELLADSVEHCKILLLSSHRRGSIGHTHAVQDTVADYFSSGPHPNICSIVFGAVMVSSPSSSLDAAADLTAQHSDDSLSQRAAIAHTADRALAIENKTTPRIPYRRWKMNLFGERTRNTKKFRSEVSVTELLW, from the exons ATGCGTAATGTAATGGTTGGTGAAGAGGACAAAAAGGAAATCTCCATGGAACTACTGGCGGATTCGGTAGAGCATTGTAAAATCCTCCTGTTAAGCTCCCATAGGAGG GGTAGTATCGGACATACACATGCAGTACAAGATACGGTAGCCGATTATTTCAGTTCAGGACCGCATCCCAACATCTGCTCCATAGTCTTTGGTGCAGTCATGGTGTCGTCGCCGTCGTCGTCATTGGACGCCGCCGCCGACTTGACTGCCCAACACAGTGACGATTCCTTATCGCAACGTGCTGCAATCGCTCATACAGCCGACCGAGCGCTCGCcattgaaaacaaaacgacGCCACGAATACCGTATCGACGGTGGAAGATGAACTTGTTCGGTGAAAGGACAAGAAACACTAAGAAGTTCAGATCAGAAGTCAGTGTAACTGAACTGCTATGGTGA
- a CDS encoding hypothetical protein (NECATOR_CHRIV.G16624.T2), producing the protein MLNELNEAGKRIGLRINRKKTQFMKNAHCEDGGVQLEGSQVVETPSYVYLGRSMNMENDLKEELNRRMRAAWAAFAAVREATDQLTDHDLRAHLFDSTVLPALCYAAETWADTAATSRKLLTTHRALERCLLKFNRRTQHLAGLRSSDLRGMSRLRDPAEYVSKAKHRWAGHIMRRIDDRWTKRTLEWIPRDAKRPRGRPPTRWSDVFAARMDQLRAQLDTAQGPRQGHSRSLRTSWMTMARERNEWKRCWGPHVE; encoded by the coding sequence atgctcaacgaattgaacgaagcagggaagagaataggactacgaataaacagaaagaagacacagttcatgaagaacgcgcactgtgaggacggaggagtacaacttgaaggctcccaagtcgtggaaactccgtcatacgtatacctcggacgttctatgaacatggaaaacgacttgaaggaagaactgaatagaagaatgagagcagcatgggcagcattcgcagccgtcagggaagctacggaccaactgacggaccatgatcttcgtgcccatctgttcgactcgacagtccttccagcgctctgttacgcagcggagacgtgggcagacaccgcggccacgtctaggaagctacttactacccacagagcccttgaaagatgtctcctgaagtttaaccggcgcacacaacaccttgccggtcttcgtagctccgacttaagaggaatgtcccgtcttcgcgacccagcggagtatgtatcgaaagcaaaacatagatgggccggtcacatcatgagaagaatcgacgatagatggactaaaagaacgctagagtggatcccaagggacgctaaacgcccccgagggagaccgccaacgagatggagtgacgtgttcgctgcacggatggaccagctgagagctcagctggatacggctcaaggacctcgtcaaggtcactcacgaagcttgagaacatcttggatgacaatggcgagggaacgaaatgagtggaagagatgctggggcccgcacgtcgagtga
- a CDS encoding hypothetical protein (NECATOR_CHRIV.G16624.T1), with product MKNAHCEDGGVQLEGSQVVETPSYVYLGRSMNMENDLKEELNRRMRAAWAAFAAVREATDQLTDHDLRAHLFDSTVLPALCYAAETWADTAATSRKLLTTHRALERCLLKFNRRTQHLAGLRSSDLRGMSRLRDPAEYVSKAKHRWAGHIMRRIDDRWTKRTLEWIPRDAKRPRGRPPTRWSDVFAARMDQLRAQLDTAQGPRQGHSRSLRTSWMTMARERNEWKRCWGPHVE from the coding sequence atgaagaacgcgcactgtgaggacggaggagtacaacttgaaggctcccaagtcgtggaaactccgtcatacgtatacctcggacgttctatgaacatggaaaacgacttgaaggaagaactgaatagaagaatgagagcagcatgggcagcattcgcagccgtcagggaagctacggaccaactgacggaccatgatcttcgtgcccatctgttcgactcgacagtccttccagcgctctgttacgcagcggagacgtgggcagacaccgcggccacgtctaggaagctacttactacccacagagcccttgaaagatgtctcctgaagtttaaccggcgcacacaacaccttgccggtcttcgtagctccgacttaagaggaatgtcccgtcttcgcgacccagcggagtatgtatcgaaagcaaaacatagatgggccggtcacatcatgagaagaatcgacgatagatggactaaaagaacgctagagtggatcccaagggacgctaaacgcccccgagggagaccgccaacgagatggagtgacgtgttcgctgcacggatggaccagctgagagctcagctggatacggctcaaggacctcgtcaaggtcactcacgaagcttgagaacatcttggatgacaatggcgagggaacgaaatgagtggaagagatgctggggcccgcacgtcgagtga
- a CDS encoding hypothetical protein (NECATOR_CHRIV.G16625.T1), with protein MNDGTLVIRGEKVPSRNVGGVGFVVHPSVVHLVDSHEILSPRLAILRLRPLRQKSISIINCYSPTSAADDSELDAFYEELEEVVHNEKSFYKFVVGDFNAKLGKATEEEYRIGRFGLGDRNENGNRLAGLLSAARLFHGNSLFMKKDHRRWTWESPNGATRAEIDHILTNRRWCLLDVSVVPSFCSGSDHRLLRAKIRLSHTMEKNICYRQRRRKEVVYDDCVLEDSLSQGDWHIEEDPNVDYEMLLRGLRACAERASKSRTTNLDRISKTTKELLGRRRALRLDPNASHIERLVANTSCRKALQEDLLKYRQKKILEAAQRRTSLKKCRRDLREYNIPLATLLSEDGTRTSSRREMEIITERFYSNLFRSSTPVSSPIIPTGEAPPRILPSEVRVAIKSMKPGTAPGPDFISADFLRAGGHPLHVILAAHMTSYLQKERIPDQWKTSRTVLIHKKGDREDLRNYRPICLLSVLYKVFTKIILMRISRTLDEAQPQEQAGFRQGFSCLDHIQTVSRVIEVCREYRLPLVLTFVDYEKAFDSVETNAILSALVDQGVDASYVRTLANCYERCTTRIQLFHRPLTIPIGKGVRQGDTISPKLFTAALQWIMKSLSWEERGIRVDGRFLSNLPFRGRHRSLFEQYQ; from the coding sequence atgaatgacggtacactcgtcattcgtggagagaaggttccgtcgcgaaatgtaggcggtgttggtttcgttgtgcacccatctgtcgtccatctcgtcgattctcacgagatcctgtcacctcgtctggccattcttcgcctccgccctctgcgccaaaaatccatcagtatcatcaactgctattcaccaacatcagcagctgatgattccgaattggacgcgttttacgaggagctggaggaagtagtccacaacgagaagtccttttacaaattcgttgtcggagacttcaacgcaaaactaggaaaggccacagaagaggaatacaggattggaagatttggactaggggaccggaatgaaaatggcaatcgtctcgccgggctgttgtccgccgctcgcctctttcatgggaactctcttttcatgaaaaaagatcatcgtcggtggacatgggaatcgcccaatggcgcgactcgtgcggagatcgaccacatactcaccaaccggaggtggtgtctacttgacgtctcagtagtaccatccttttgtagtggttctgatcaccgtctccttcgtgcgaaaatacgacttagccacacgatggaaaagaacatctgctatcggcaacgaaggagaaaagaagtcgtctacgacgattgcgtactcgaggactccctgtcccaaggtgactggcacatcgaggaggacccaaacgtggactacgagatgctgctcagaggattacgagcctgtgctgaacgtgcctcgaagtcgcgcacgacaaacttggatcgaatttcgaagaccaccaaggaattgttaggaagaagaagggctttgaggcttgatccgaatgcatcgcacattgagcggttagtagcaaacactagctgcagaaaagcgttgcaggaggatcttttgaagtacaggcagaagaagattctagaagcagcacaaagaagaacgagtctaaagaagtgccgcagggatctccgcgaatataatattccgctagcaaccttgctcagcgaagacgggactcgcacgtcttctcgtcgtgagatggaaatcattacggagaggttctactcgaaccttttccgttcatcaactcctgtgtcaagcccaatcatccccactggcgaagctccaccacggattctcccttcggaagtacgagtcgctatcaagagcatgaaacctggcacagcccccggacctgattttatttcagcagactttcttcgggctggtggccatccgcttcatgtaatcttagcagcgcacatgacatcctatcttcagaaagaaaggatcccagaccagtggaagacctcgcgaaccgttcttatccataagaaaggtgaccgagaggaccttcggaactaccgtccgatatgcttgctgagcgtgttatacaaagtattcaccaagatcatcctcatgcgcatatctaggacgctggatgaagcccagcctcaagaacaagctggattccgccaagggttcagctgcttggaccacatccagaccgtgtcgagggtcatagaggtttgccgggaataccgcctgccccttgttctaaccttcgtcgactatgagaaagcctttgacagcgtagaaacgaatgcaatactgtcagcgctggtcgatcaaggtgtggacgcgtcgtatgtgaggacattagccaactgctacgaacgatgcacgactaggatacagcttttccaccgccctctcaccatacccattggaaagggggtacgacaaggcgataccatatcgccgaagctgttcacggctgcattgcaatggataatgaaatcactatcctgggaagaaaggggcatacgtgttgatggaagatttctttcgaaccttccgtttcgcggacgacatcgttctcttttcgagcagtaccaatga